Proteins encoded within one genomic window of Aquarana catesbeiana isolate 2022-GZ linkage group LG03, ASM4218655v1, whole genome shotgun sequence:
- the EIF4A1 gene encoding eukaryotic initiation factor 4A-I, with amino-acid sequence MSASYDNRERSRDNGPEGMEPDGIIESNWNEVVDSFDDMNLSESLLRGIYAYGFEKPSAIQQRAILPCIKGYDVIAQAQSGTGKTATFAISILQQVELDMKATQALVLAPTRELAQQIQKVVMALGDYMGAGCHACIGGTNVRAEVQKLQSEAPHIVVGTPGRVFDMLNRRYLSPKYIKMFVLDEADEMLSRGFKDQIYDIFQKLSSNAQVVLLSATMPSDVLEVTKKFMRDPIRILVKKEELTLEGIRQFYINVEREEWKLDTLCDLYETLTITQAVIFINTRRKVDWLTEKMHARDFTVSALHGDMDQKERDVIMREFRSGSSRVLITTDLLARGIDVQQVSLVINYDLPTNRENYIHRIGRGGRFGRKGVAINMVTEEDKRTLKDIETFYNTTVEEMPMNVADLI; translated from the exons ATGTCTGCGAGCTACGATAACCG agaAAGATCTAGAGACAATGGGCCCGAAGGTATGGAGCCCGATGGTATCATTGAG AGTAACTGGAATGAGGTGGTGGACAGTTTTGACGATATGAACCTGTCAGAGTCTCTCCTGAGAGGGATTTACGCCTATGGTTTTGAGAAACCGTCTGCTATCCAACAGCGAGCTATTCTACCTTGTATCAAGG GTTATGATGTCATCGCTCAGGCTCAGTCTGGAACTGGGAAAACAGCCACATTTGCCATTTCCATCCTCCAGCAAGTTGAGCTGGATATGAAGGCCACACAAGCCCTGGTCTTGGCCCCAACCCGAGAGTTGGCCCAGCAG ATCCAGAAGGTGGTGATGGCGCTGGGAGACTACATGGGCGCCGGGTGTCACGCCTGTATTGGCGGCACCAACGTGCGAGCGGAGGTACAGAAGCTGCAATCCGAAGCTCCACACATAGTGGTCGGCACTCCAGGGAGAGTATTCGACATGTTGAACAGGCGATACCTGT CTCCCAAATACATTAAAATGTTTGTTCTGGATGAGGCTGATGAAATGTTGAGCCGAGGTTTCAAGGACCAGATCTACGATATTTTCCAGAAGCTGAGCAGTAATGCTCAG GTGGTGCTGCTCTCGGCCACCATGCCCTCTGATGTGTTGGAGGTGACGAAAAAGTTCATGAGGGACCCAATCCGTATCCTGGTGAAGAAGGAAGAGCTGACTCTGGAGGGTATCCGGCAGTTCTACATCAATGTAGAGCGTGAG gaGTGGAAGTTGGACACTCTCTGCGATCTCTACGAGACTCTCACCATCACACAGGCCGTCATCTTTATAAACACCCGCCGGAAGGTGGACTGGCTGACGGAGAAGATGCACGCAAGAGACTTCACTGTGTCCGCTCTG CACGGTGACATGGACCAGAAGGAGAGAGATGTCATTATGAGGGAGTTCCGATCCGGGTCCAGTCGTGTCCTCATTACTACAGATCTGCTG GCTCGAGGAATTGATGTCCAGCAGGTCTCCTTGGTTATTAACTATGACTTGCCAACAAACAGAGAAAACTATATTCACAG GATCGGCAGAGGTGGTCGTTTCGGTAGGAAAGGTGTTGCCATCAACATGGTGACTGAGGAAGACAAGCGCACCCTGAAGGATATTGAGACTTTTTACAATACAACCGTTGAAGAGATGCCGATGAACGTGGCGGATCTCATCTGA